In a single window of the Elusimicrobiota bacterium genome:
- a CDS encoding GTP-binding protein, with protein sequence MAKAKFERTKPHVNVGTIGHIDHGKTSLTSAITKVLSKKG encoded by the coding sequence ATGGCAAAAGCAAAGTTTGAACGAACAAAACCGCATGTGAACGTAGGGACAATCGGGCATATTGATCATGGCAAGACATCGTTGACATCGGCAATAACGAAAGTATTGTCAAAAAAAGGG